From Lycium ferocissimum isolate CSIRO_LF1 chromosome 12, AGI_CSIRO_Lferr_CH_V1, whole genome shotgun sequence, one genomic window encodes:
- the LOC132040316 gene encoding serine/threonine-protein phosphatase 7 long form homolog — MVEVHLQPLDRVMRQFGMIQEIPPTPFPFDPTHFNHDRRGRPNTNWELEHAQWLPFWHQRLRYVINAPVNHEPLRYDDPYLVWFRRITRLVIGNPTSRPQRQQGYVPNATAYEAMVRYIHSVVDKAKSLGDQPLFEEFYMFRAMVRSEGEKCLTYVHEADRIHLQADYKKDGVHADHIRPSVRSRGKGGVLW, encoded by the exons ATGGTCGAGGTTCACTTGCAGCCTCTCGATCGAGTTATGAGGCAATTTGGAATGATACAGGAGATACCACCAACTCCGTTTCCATTTGATCCCACACATTTTAACCACGATCGTCGGGGAAGGCCAAATACAAATTGGGAATTGGAGCATGCACAATGGTTGCCATTTTGGCACCAACGACTTCGATACGTTATTAATGCACCGGTCAATCATGAACCACTTCGGTACGATGACCCCTACCTTGTTTGGTTCAGACGCATTACTCGTCTTGTTATTGGTAATCCTACTTCGCGTCCTCAGCGGCAACAAGGTTATGTGCCTAATGCAACGGCTTATGAAGCAATG GTGCGTTATATTCATTCAGTGGTTGATAAAGCAAAATCACTCGGTGATCAACCATTATTTGAGGAATTTTATATGTTTCGTGCAATGGTGCGGAGTGAAGGTGAAAAGTGCTTGACATATGTGCACGAGGCTGATAGAATTCATTTACAAGCCGATTATAAAAAAGATGGGGTACATGCTGACCATATACGTCCCTCTGTTCGTAGCCGAGGAAAAGGTGGTGTTCTTTGGTAG